In Fusobacterium canifelinum, a genomic segment contains:
- the gltS gene encoding sodium/glutamate symporter, with translation MNFETIEGVLNINLNSTMTLALAALLLIMGYSINKRLTILNKYCIPAPVVGGFIFMFLTWLGHTSSVFKFNFENIFQSTFMLAFFTTVGLGASFTLLKKGGKLLIIYWLTCGIISILQNIIGITISKTTGLEPPYALLSSAISMVGGHSAALSYGDTFAKMGYQSAPLVGAAAATFGLISAVLIGGPLGRRLIEKNNLKSDNTENFDQSVTEINADKGEKLSDLDIIKNVVAILLCMAIGSYISTLIGKLIKMDFPSYVGAMFVAVIVRNLNEKIHMYNFSFSLVDSIGNVMLNLFLSLALMTLKLWELSGLIGGVLLVVACQVVFMILIAYFVVFRILGSNYDAAVMCSGLCGHGLGATPSAIVNMTAINEKYGMSRKAMMIVPIVGAFLVDIIYQPATVWFIKTFVKGFVQ, from the coding sequence ATGAATTTTGAGACTATTGAAGGAGTATTAAATATCAATTTAAACTCAACTATGACATTGGCACTTGCAGCATTATTATTAATTATGGGGTATTCAATTAATAAAAGACTTACAATATTAAATAAATATTGTATTCCTGCACCAGTAGTTGGTGGCTTTATTTTTATGTTTTTAACTTGGTTAGGTCACACTAGTAGTGTTTTCAAATTTAACTTTGAAAATATTTTTCAATCAACATTCATGCTTGCATTTTTTACAACAGTTGGATTAGGTGCAAGTTTTACCTTATTAAAAAAAGGTGGAAAACTTTTAATAATTTACTGGCTAACTTGTGGAATAATATCAATTTTGCAAAATATAATAGGAATAACTATTAGTAAAACAACAGGTTTAGAGCCACCTTATGCGTTACTATCAAGTGCAATATCTATGGTGGGTGGACATAGTGCAGCATTGTCTTATGGAGATACTTTTGCAAAAATGGGATATCAGAGTGCACCTTTGGTTGGAGCAGCAGCTGCAACATTTGGACTTATATCCGCAGTTTTGATAGGAGGTCCCCTTGGTAGAAGATTGATAGAAAAAAATAATTTAAAATCTGATAATACTGAAAATTTTGACCAATCTGTGACAGAAATAAATGCAGATAAAGGAGAGAAATTATCAGATTTAGATATAATAAAAAATGTAGTTGCAATTTTACTTTGTATGGCAATAGGTAGTTATATTTCAACTTTAATAGGAAAACTTATAAAAATGGATTTTCCTTCTTATGTTGGAGCAATGTTTGTAGCAGTGATAGTAAGAAATCTAAATGAAAAAATACATATGTATAATTTTAGTTTCTCATTAGTAGATAGTATAGGAAATGTTATGTTAAATCTATTTCTATCACTTGCACTTATGACTTTAAAACTTTGGGAACTTTCAGGATTAATAGGTGGAGTTCTTTTAGTAGTTGCTTGTCAAGTTGTATTTATGATACTAATAGCTTACTTTGTTGTATTTAGAATACTAGGTTCTAACTATGATGCAGCAGTAATGTGTTCAGGACTATGTGGTCATGGACTTGGAGCAACCCCTTCTGCAATAGTTAATATGACAGCAATAAATGAAAAATATGGAATGTCAAGAAAGGCTATGATGATAGTACCAATAGTTGGGGCATTCTTAGTAGATATAATTTATCAACCTGCAACAGTTTGGTTTATTAAAACTTTTGTAAAGGGCTTTGTACAGTAG
- a CDS encoding metal ABC transporter solute-binding protein, Zn/Mn family, translating to MYKKILAILMVIFSFASFAKDKLKIGVTLQPYYSFVVNIVKDKAEVVPVVRLDKYDSHSYQPKPEDIKRMNELDVLVVNGIGHDEFIFDILNATDRKKDIKVIYANKNVSLMPIAGSIRNEKVMNPHTFISITASVQQVYNIAKELGEIDPANKEFYLKNARDYAKKLRKLKTDALNEVKNLGNVDIRVATLHGGYDYLLSEFGIDVKAVIEPSHGAQPSAADLEKVIKIIKTEKIDIIFGEKNFNNKFVETIHKETGVEVRSLSHMTNGPYEADSFEKFIKIDLDEVVKAIKDAAAKKGKK from the coding sequence ATGTACAAAAAAATATTGGCAATTTTAATGGTAATATTTAGTTTCGCAAGTTTTGCAAAAGACAAATTAAAAATAGGTGTTACTTTACAACCTTATTATAGTTTTGTTGTAAATATAGTAAAAGATAAAGCAGAAGTTGTTCCTGTTGTAAGGCTTGATAAATATGATTCTCATAGTTATCAACCAAAACCAGAGGACATAAAAAGAATGAATGAGTTAGATGTTCTTGTAGTAAATGGAATAGGACATGATGAGTTTATTTTTGATATTTTAAATGCAACAGATAGAAAGAAAGATATAAAAGTTATTTATGCAAATAAAAATGTCTCTTTAATGCCAATAGCAGGCTCAATAAGAAATGAAAAAGTTATGAATCCTCATACTTTTATATCTATAACAGCTTCAGTTCAACAAGTATATAATATAGCTAAAGAATTGGGAGAAATAGATCCAGCTAATAAAGAATTTTATTTAAAAAATGCAAGAGATTATGCTAAAAAATTAAGAAAATTAAAAACAGATGCGTTAAATGAAGTTAAAAATCTTGGAAATGTTGATATTAGAGTTGCAACATTACATGGAGGATATGACTACTTATTATCTGAATTTGGAATAGATGTTAAGGCAGTTATAGAACCATCACATGGAGCACAACCAAGTGCAGCAGACTTAGAAAAAGTTATTAAAATAATTAAAACTGAAAAAATAGATATAATTTTTGGAGAAAAGAATTTTAATAATAAATTTGTTGAAACTATCCATAAAGAAACAGGTGTTGAAGTTAGATCACTTTCTCACATGACAAATGGTCCTTATGAAGCAGATAGTTTTGAAAAGTTTATAAAAATAGATTTAGATGAAGTCGTAAAAGCAATTAAAGATGCAGCAGCTAAAAAAGGAAAAAAATAA
- a CDS encoding transposase yields MQKLSIQLSLPSIFSDINNSFVSNKSNLLFLLEKHINFDSFIPLSFRYAFYSHMGRNHIYHLDSFIRALVFQKLLAINSDTLLVNILKLSPELCDFCRFRKVPDPSQFSRFRKNYAPFIFEMFNKVVDITEPICREIDKKKADYLIYDTTGFEPYVAENNPKFFNAKLKQAKKFSKTNDSNPYIAVYSTLPSSSSTNSEARQQYINSHFCYALKAGIVTNGLGIIRHISFFDNEFRKKHPYISTQKSDNPDIDKEISDSKSLKPVLSDFFDLHPTISFKTFLGDSAFDSYDNYSLLRNIFHFDRICTPINPRNSKSDSNSSDIPACPIDNTPFTFLGKSGGKNRSVRYKWVCYKCVPKGSSRTCICKTPCTDSKYGKCAYTYPDKDFRTCPGIQRDTEHWNNLYKHRVLVERTINLIKDSFAVETRKSWNTTTTKVDVYFAGITQLIGVLLAKALHRFKDVKSIKRLIA; encoded by the coding sequence ATGCAAAAATTATCTATTCAATTATCTTTACCTTCTATATTTTCTGATATTAATAATTCTTTTGTTTCTAATAAATCTAATCTTCTTTTTTTACTTGAAAAACATATTAATTTTGATTCTTTTATCCCTCTTTCTTTTCGTTACGCTTTTTATTCGCATATGGGTAGAAATCATATTTATCATTTGGATAGCTTCATCCGTGCTCTTGTTTTTCAAAAGCTTTTAGCTATTAATTCTGATACTCTTTTAGTTAATATTTTAAAACTTTCACCTGAGCTTTGCGATTTCTGTCGTTTTCGTAAAGTCCCTGATCCTTCTCAATTTTCTAGATTCAGAAAAAATTATGCTCCTTTTATTTTTGAGATGTTCAATAAAGTTGTCGATATCACTGAGCCTATTTGTCGCGAAATTGACAAAAAGAAAGCTGATTATCTTATCTATGACACTACTGGTTTTGAACCTTATGTCGCTGAAAACAATCCTAAATTTTTTAATGCTAAACTTAAACAAGCTAAAAAATTTTCTAAAACTAATGATTCTAATCCTTATATTGCTGTTTATTCTACACTTCCTAGTTCATCTAGTACTAATTCTGAAGCTCGTCAGCAATACATTAATAGTCATTTTTGTTATGCTCTAAAAGCTGGTATTGTAACTAATGGATTAGGAATTATTCGTCATATTAGCTTTTTTGATAATGAATTTAGAAAAAAGCACCCTTATATTTCTACTCAAAAGTCTGATAATCCAGATATTGATAAAGAAATTTCAGATTCTAAATCATTAAAGCCAGTACTTAGCGATTTTTTTGATTTACATCCTACAATTAGTTTTAAAACTTTTTTAGGGGATTCAGCATTTGACTCTTATGATAATTATTCTCTGCTAAGAAATATTTTTCATTTTGATAGAATTTGTACTCCAATTAATCCTAGAAACTCTAAATCTGATTCAAATTCTTCAGATATTCCAGCATGTCCAATAGACAATACACCTTTTACTTTTCTTGGTAAATCAGGTGGTAAGAATCGCTCAGTAAGATACAAATGGGTTTGCTACAAATGTGTTCCAAAAGGAAGTAGCCGAACTTGTATTTGCAAAACTCCATGCACAGATTCAAAATATGGAAAATGTGCTTATACTTATCCAGATAAAGATTTTAGAACATGTCCAGGTATTCAGAGAGATACAGAACATTGGAATAATCTTTACAAACATAGAGTTCTAGTAGAAAGAACCATCAATTTGATAAAAGATTCATTTGCTGTAGAAACAAGAAAATCTTGGAATACAACTACAACAAAAGTAGATGTTTACTTTGCTGGAATAACACAATTAATAGGTGTACTTCTAGCAAAAGCATTACATAGATTTAAGGATGTAAAAAGTATCAAAAGATTAATCGCGTAA
- a CDS encoding DUF4198 domain-containing protein has product MKKSLVLIGSILLAANLFAHDHFLYTSNLDASNQKEVKMKAMLAHPAEGPEAEPVSIATVDGKTHMPKAFFVVHDGVKTDLLSKVKVGTIKTAKGQYVALDAVYSMEDGLKGGGSWVFVMDSGNTKDEGYTFNPVEKLIITKDSAGSDYNQRVAPGHNEIVPLVNPVNAWKENVFRAKFVDKDGKPIKNARIDVDFINGKIDMANNTWTPNKVAPKTSLRVFTDDNGVFAFVPSRAGQWVIRAVASMDREKKIVHDASLVVQFE; this is encoded by the coding sequence ATGAAAAAAAGTTTAGTTTTAATTGGAAGTATTTTATTGGCAGCAAATTTATTTGCACATGATCATTTTCTTTACACATCTAATTTAGATGCAAGTAATCAAAAAGAAGTTAAAATGAAAGCAATGTTAGCTCACCCAGCTGAAGGACCAGAAGCAGAACCTGTTAGCATTGCAACAGTTGATGGGAAAACTCATATGCCTAAAGCATTTTTTGTGGTTCATGATGGAGTAAAAACAGATTTATTATCTAAAGTTAAAGTTGGAACTATAAAAACAGCTAAGGGACAATATGTAGCATTAGATGCAGTTTACTCTATGGAAGATGGATTAAAAGGTGGAGGAAGCTGGGTATTTGTAATGGATAGTGGAAACACTAAAGATGAAGGATATACATTCAATCCAGTTGAAAAATTAATAATTACAAAAGATTCAGCAGGTTCAGACTATAATCAAAGAGTAGCTCCAGGACATAATGAAATAGTTCCATTAGTTAACCCTGTTAATGCTTGGAAAGAAAATGTATTTAGAGCAAAATTTGTTGACAAAGATGGAAAACCTATAAAGAATGCTAGAATAGATGTAGACTTTATAAATGGAAAAATAGATATGGCTAATAACACATGGACTCCTAATAAAGTAGCTCCTAAAACAAGCCTAAGAGTATTCACTGATGACAATGGAGTATTTGCATTTGTTCCTTCAAGAGCAGGACAATGGGTAATAAGAGCAGTTGCTTCTATGGACAGAGAAAAGAAAATTGTTCATGATGCTTCATTGGTTGTACAATTTGAATAA
- a CDS encoding ABC transporter ATP-binding protein, producing MSGLEIQIKDLNLVLSGNEILEDINLTIKAGEIHCLVGPNGGGKTSLLRCILGQMPFTGSIEMKYEKDKIIGYVPQVLDFERTLPITVEDFMAMTNQIKPCFFGLSKKCKPEIDNLLKKLGVFEKKKRLLGNLSGGERQRVLLAQALFPRPNLLILDEPLTGIDKAGEDYFKEIIKELKEEGMTVLWIHHNLAQVKELADTVTCIRKRMVFSGDPKEELKEDKIMRIFE from the coding sequence ATGAGTGGTCTTGAAATTCAAATAAAAGATTTGAACTTAGTACTATCTGGAAATGAAATTTTAGAAGATATAAATTTAACAATAAAGGCAGGAGAAATACACTGTTTAGTAGGACCTAATGGTGGAGGAAAAACTTCGCTTTTAAGATGTATTCTTGGACAAATGCCTTTTACAGGTAGTATAGAAATGAAATATGAAAAAGATAAAATAATTGGTTATGTCCCACAAGTTCTAGATTTTGAAAGAACTTTACCTATAACAGTGGAAGATTTTATGGCTATGACTAATCAAATAAAACCTTGCTTTTTTGGATTATCAAAAAAATGTAAACCAGAAATAGATAATCTTTTAAAAAAATTAGGAGTATTTGAAAAGAAAAAAAGATTGTTGGGGAACCTATCAGGAGGAGAAAGACAAAGAGTTTTACTTGCTCAAGCACTTTTTCCTAGACCTAATCTTTTAATTTTGGATGAACCTCTAACAGGTATAGATAAAGCAGGGGAAGATTATTTTAAAGAAATTATAAAAGAATTAAAAGAAGAAGGTATGACAGTTCTTTGGATACACCATAATTTAGCACAAGTAAAAGAGTTAGCAGACACTGTTACTTGTATAAGGAAAAGAATGGTATTCAGTGGAGATCCAAAGGAAGAATTAAAAGAAGATAAGATAATGAGAATTTTCGAATAA
- a CDS encoding metal ABC transporter substrate-binding protein, with protein sequence MKKKLLFILMLIIGSFSFAENIVITSTQPLYSLTSYLTKGTDIKVYTPFGSDISMTMSKEAIREEGFNLAIAKKAQAVVDIARVWPEDVIYGKARMNKINIVEIDASHPYDEKMTTLFFSDYSNGKVNPYIWTGSKNLVRMVNIIARDLIRLYPNNKAKIEKNITKFTAELLKIENEANEKLLAVGEAEVISLSENLQYFLNDMNIYTEYVDYDSVNAQNIAKLIKDKGIKVIVSDRWLKKDAIKALKEAGGEFVIINTLDIPMDKDGKMDPEAILKAFKENTDNLIEALKK encoded by the coding sequence ATGAAGAAAAAATTACTGTTTATTTTAATGTTAATTATAGGCTCATTTAGTTTCGCAGAAAATATAGTAATTACATCTACACAACCATTGTATTCTTTGACAAGTTATTTAACTAAGGGGACAGATATAAAAGTTTATACTCCTTTTGGTTCAGATATATCAATGACTATGTCTAAGGAAGCTATAAGAGAAGAAGGTTTTAATTTGGCTATTGCTAAAAAAGCTCAAGCAGTTGTAGATATTGCTAGAGTATGGCCAGAAGATGTAATCTATGGTAAGGCAAGAATGAATAAGATAAATATTGTTGAAATTGATGCAAGCCATCCTTATGATGAAAAGATGACAACTCTATTTTTCAGTGATTATTCAAATGGAAAAGTAAATCCATATATTTGGACGGGAAGTAAAAACTTAGTTAGAATGGTAAATATTATAGCTAGAGATTTAATAAGATTATATCCTAATAATAAAGCTAAAATAGAAAAGAATATAACAAAGTTTACAGCTGAATTATTAAAAATTGAAAATGAAGCTAATGAAAAATTACTTGCAGTTGGAGAAGCAGAAGTTATATCTTTAAGTGAAAATTTACAATATTTCCTAAATGATATGAATATATATACAGAATATGTTGATTATGATAGTGTAAATGCCCAAAATATTGCTAAGTTAATAAAAGATAAGGGAATAAAAGTTATTGTTTCTGATAGATGGTTAAAGAAAGATGCTATAAAAGCTTTAAAAGAAGCAGGTGGAGAATTTGTTATTATAAATACTTTAGACATACCTATGGATAAAGATGGAAAAATGGATCCAGAAGCTATATTAAAAGCTTTTAAAGAAAATACAGATAATTTAATTGAGGCACTAAAAAAATAA
- a CDS encoding TetR/AcrR family transcriptional regulator, translating into MDKLDIKKRRVMMYFIEATQDLILNEGIENLSIKKIADKAGYNTATIYNYFEDLEELILYSSIDYLKIYLKDLRNEISSDMKAIEIYETIYKVFVHHSFEKPEIFHTLFFGKYSYKLEKIIKKYYEIFPDDITGQTDITKSVLIEANIHNRDIPVMKQMIKEGSILEEEAPYIMEAIVRIHQSYLENILQQREQISLEEHKNKFFKIFDFLLKRKEK; encoded by the coding sequence ATGGATAAGTTGGATATAAAAAAAAGAAGAGTCATGATGTATTTTATAGAAGCAACTCAAGACTTAATTTTAAATGAGGGGATTGAAAATTTATCAATAAAAAAAATAGCGGATAAAGCAGGTTACAATACAGCAACCATTTATAACTATTTTGAAGATTTAGAGGAACTTATTTTATATAGTTCAATAGATTATTTAAAAATTTATTTAAAAGATTTAAGAAATGAAATAAGTTCTGATATGAAAGCTATAGAAATATATGAAACAATTTATAAGGTCTTTGTTCATCATTCTTTTGAAAAACCTGAAATTTTTCATACTCTATTCTTTGGAAAATACAGCTATAAGCTTGAAAAAATCATAAAAAAATATTATGAAATATTCCCTGATGACATTACTGGGCAAACTGATATAACAAAATCTGTATTAATAGAGGCAAATATACATAATAGGGATATTCCTGTAATGAAACAAATGATAAAAGAAGGTAGTATTTTAGAAGAAGAAGCTCCCTATATAATGGAAGCAATAGTAAGAATACACCAAAGTTACTTAGAAAATATTTTGCAACAAAGAGAGCAAATTTCCTTAGAAGAGCATAAAAATAAATTTTTCAAAATTTTTGATTTTTTACTAAAAAGAAAGGAAAAGTAA
- a CDS encoding DMT family transporter, whose protein sequence is MKNNSKAYFLIIATVIIWSLSGLLVKAVNADPLWISLIRCLGGGIFLLPYIFKEKIYPMKNILFGGIFMAVFLLSLTITTRISSSAMAISMQYTAPMYVIGYGFYKSKEIKFEKFIVFLLIFAGIIFNSITSMNGGNWWAIVSGITIGLAFVFYSYNLQKVKKGNLLGIVALINIISAIFYGILLLFRYSPPPSSFNEIIVLSISGIVISGISYALYGEGLREVSMEKAMIICLAEPVLNPLWVYLGKGEIPSMTTVIGSILILLSAIIDIAFSIKNNKKEKKISVHN, encoded by the coding sequence ATGAAAAATAATAGTAAAGCATATTTTTTAATAATAGCAACTGTAATAATATGGAGCTTAAGTGGTTTGTTAGTAAAAGCTGTAAATGCTGATCCTCTTTGGATAAGTCTAATTAGATGTTTAGGAGGAGGAATTTTTTTATTGCCCTATATATTCAAAGAAAAAATTTATCCCATGAAAAATATTCTTTTTGGTGGAATATTTATGGCAGTATTTTTGCTGTCACTTACAATAACTACAAGAATTTCAAGCTCAGCCATGGCTATATCAATGCAATATACAGCTCCTATGTATGTAATAGGTTATGGTTTTTATAAAAGTAAAGAGATAAAATTTGAGAAATTTATAGTATTTTTACTTATCTTTGCAGGAATAATTTTCAATTCAATTACTAGTATGAATGGTGGTAATTGGTGGGCAATAGTAAGTGGAATAACAATAGGGCTTGCCTTTGTTTTCTATTCATATAATTTACAAAAAGTGAAAAAGGGGAATCTTTTAGGAATAGTAGCTCTTATAAATATTATTTCAGCAATATTTTATGGAATTCTGTTACTATTTAGATACAGTCCTCCACCATCAAGTTTTAATGAAATAATTGTTTTAAGTATCTCAGGTATAGTTATATCAGGAATATCTTATGCTTTATATGGTGAAGGTCTAAGAGAAGTGTCTATGGAGAAGGCTATGATAATTTGTTTGGCAGAACCTGTTTTAAATCCTTTATGGGTTTATTTAGGGAAGGGAGAAATCCCATCAATGACAACAGTTATAGGTTCAATACTTATACTTTTAAGTGCAATTATAGATATTGCTTTTTCAATAAAAAATAATAAAAAAGAGAAAAAAATATCAGTACATAACTAA
- a CDS encoding peptidylprolyl isomerase, producing MKKIFKLFSILALSLIFLVSCSSLKSTMKSFTSVFKSPTKYNNVTVTFVTTQGEITFFLYPEAAPLTVANFINLAKRGFYDNTKFTRSVDNFIVQGGDPTGTGMGGPGYTIPDEFVEWLDFYQPGMLAMANAGPNTGGSQFFFTFAPADWLNGVHTVFGEVRSEGDFQKIRKLEMGDVVKEVKISENGDFILSLFKDQVEQWNSVLDREYPNLRKVAIKDPDPKDVEAYKEELEKLYTKKQKDDSNFEYPITKFIRKVFNKAGGYTPKAPVISN from the coding sequence ATGAAAAAAATATTTAAATTATTCAGTATTTTAGCCTTATCACTTATATTTTTAGTAAGTTGTAGCTCGCTAAAATCTACAATGAAATCTTTTACAAGTGTTTTTAAAAGTCCTACAAAATATAATAATGTAACTGTCACTTTTGTTACAACACAAGGAGAAATAACTTTCTTCCTATACCCAGAAGCAGCTCCTTTAACAGTTGCTAACTTTATTAACCTTGCAAAAAGAGGATTTTATGATAATACAAAATTTACTCGTTCTGTTGATAACTTCATAGTACAAGGTGGAGACCCTACTGGAACTGGAATGGGTGGACCAGGGTACACTATACCAGATGAATTTGTTGAATGGTTAGATTTCTATCAACCAGGAATGTTAGCTATGGCAAATGCTGGACCTAACACTGGTGGTTCTCAATTCTTCTTTACATTTGCTCCAGCTGACTGGTTAAATGGAGTACATACAGTTTTTGGTGAAGTTAGATCTGAAGGAGATTTCCAAAAAATTAGAAAGTTAGAAATGGGAGATGTTGTTAAAGAAGTAAAAATTTCTGAAAATGGAGACTTTATACTATCATTATTTAAAGACCAAGTTGAACAATGGAATAGTGTTCTTGACAGAGAATACCCTAATCTTAGAAAAGTGGCTATAAAAGATCCTGATCCTAAAGATGTGGAAGCTTATAAGGAAGAATTAGAAAAACTTTATACTAAAAAACAAAAAGATGACAGTAATTTTGAATATCCTATAACTAAATTTATTAGAAAGGTATTCAATAAAGCTGGTGGATATACTCCAAAAGCTCCTGTAATTAGTAATTAA
- the pepD gene encoding beta-Ala-His dipeptidase, with translation MAYKNVEDLREHRVFYHFLEISKIPRQTFFEKEISDFILNWAKDLGLEVHQDEKWNLLIRKPATAGYEKQKPVVIQAHIDMVCEKRPEVEHDFRKDPIKLVLEGDILSTGNRTTLGADDGIGVAMAMAVLEDKTLKHPPVDVILTTGEEEDMSGALNVDKSWFNTNRLINIDHIVDTEIIAGSCGGIGVDLKFPVEYTKKIDKYKGYKIKITGLRGGHSGEDIHKGRANANVLLANLLNLLREKVNFLISDLKGGNFRLAIPREAHVTVALEEKDIEILKDIVKNFENEAKKIYEETAVDLKIEASPEELAENLLTKNTVDKIIDAIILSPNGISSMIGSLNVVESSCNLGEVYIKDNYVYLVTEIRATFEKNRDYIYNKIALIGKYLGGEIRGFSAYPSWVYKAHSNLRDIANKVYSNLFGEDIKTLAVHAGLECGCFVDKIQGDMDAISIGPNAWDLHSPDERLSVSSTEKVYKFLTKILENLD, from the coding sequence ATGGCATATAAAAATGTTGAAGATTTAAGAGAACATAGAGTTTTTTATCATTTTTTAGAAATATCTAAAATTCCAAGACAGACATTTTTTGAAAAAGAAATAAGTGACTTTATATTAAATTGGGCAAAAGATTTAGGTTTAGAGGTTCATCAAGATGAAAAATGGAATCTTTTAATAAGAAAACCTGCAACTGCTGGATATGAAAAACAAAAACCTGTTGTTATACAAGCTCATATAGATATGGTATGTGAAAAGAGACCAGAAGTTGAACATGACTTCAGAAAAGATCCTATAAAACTTGTATTAGAAGGAGATATTTTATCTACTGGAAATAGAACTACATTAGGTGCAGATGATGGTATAGGTGTTGCTATGGCTATGGCTGTTCTTGAAGATAAAACTTTAAAACATCCTCCAGTTGATGTAATCCTAACTACTGGTGAAGAAGAAGACATGAGTGGAGCATTAAATGTTGATAAATCTTGGTTTAATACAAATAGATTGATAAATATAGACCATATTGTTGACACTGAAATAATTGCAGGTAGCTGTGGAGGAATAGGTGTAGATTTAAAATTCCCTGTTGAATACACAAAGAAAATAGATAAGTATAAAGGATATAAAATTAAAATAACTGGTTTAAGAGGTGGACACTCAGGAGAGGATATACATAAGGGAAGAGCAAATGCCAATGTTTTATTAGCTAATCTCTTAAATCTTTTAAGAGAAAAAGTGAATTTCTTAATTTCTGATTTAAAAGGTGGAAATTTCAGACTTGCAATCCCAAGAGAAGCCCATGTTACAGTAGCTTTAGAAGAAAAAGATATAGAAATTTTAAAAGACATAGTCAAAAATTTTGAAAATGAAGCTAAAAAAATTTATGAAGAAACTGCTGTAGATTTAAAAATTGAAGCTTCTCCTGAAGAATTAGCTGAAAATTTACTTACTAAGAATACAGTTGATAAGATTATAGATGCTATAATTTTGTCTCCTAATGGTATATCTAGTATGATAGGAAGTTTAAATGTTGTTGAAAGCTCTTGTAATTTAGGTGAAGTATATATAAAAGATAATTATGTTTACCTAGTTACAGAAATAAGAGCAACTTTTGAAAAGAATAGAGATTATATCTATAACAAGATAGCTTTAATTGGAAAATATTTAGGTGGTGAGATTAGAGGTTTCTCAGCATATCCAAGTTGGGTTTATAAAGCTCATTCAAATCTTAGAGACATCGCTAATAAAGTTTATTCAAATTTATTTGGAGAAGATATAAAAACTCTTGCAGTTCATGCAGGTCTAGAATGTGGATGTTTTGTAGATAAAATTCAAGGAGATATGGATGCTATTTCAATAGGTCCTAATGCTTGGGATTTACATTCACCTGATGAAAGATTAAGTGTGTCTTCAACTGAAAAAGTTTATAAGTTTTTAACTAAAATTCTTGAAAATTTAGATTAA
- a CDS encoding metal ABC transporter permease, translating to MLESFRNFLINLAEQGDIPSSFKYGFVINAMICALLIGPILGGIGTMVVTKKMAFFSEAVGHAAMTGIAIGVILGEPFSAPYISLFTYCILFGLVINYTKNRTKMSSDTLIGVFLSISIALGGSLLIYVSAKVNSHALESILFGSILTVNDTDIYILVVSAIVIAFVLVPYLNRMLLASFNPNLAIVRGVNVKLIEYIFIVIVTIITIASVKIIGSILVEALLLIPAAAAKNLSKSIKGFVGYSVIFALVSCLLGVYLPIHFDISIPSGGAIIMISSFIFIVTIIIKMLFKNFAEGE from the coding sequence ATGTTAGAAAGTTTTAGAAATTTCTTAATAAATTTAGCTGAACAGGGAGATATTCCTTCTTCTTTTAAGTATGGTTTTGTTATTAATGCCATGATATGTGCATTACTTATAGGACCAATACTTGGAGGAATCGGGACTATGGTAGTTACTAAGAAAATGGCTTTCTTTTCAGAAGCAGTAGGACATGCTGCTATGACAGGGATAGCTATTGGTGTAATACTAGGAGAACCTTTTTCAGCACCATATATTTCACTTTTTACCTATTGTATATTATTTGGTTTAGTAATAAATTATACAAAAAATAGAACTAAAATGTCTTCTGATACTTTAATAGGAGTTTTCCTTTCAATATCCATAGCATTAGGAGGCTCTCTACTTATTTATGTATCAGCTAAGGTAAATTCACATGCTTTAGAGAGTATATTGTTTGGTTCTATACTTACAGTAAATGATACAGATATTTATATTTTAGTTGTATCGGCTATTGTAATTGCTTTTGTTTTAGTACCATACTTAAATAGAATGTTACTAGCAAGTTTTAATCCGAATTTAGCAATAGTAAGAGGTGTAAATGTAAAATTAATAGAATATATTTTTATAGTAATTGTTACTATTATAACAATAGCCTCAGTAAAGATAATAGGTTCAATACTTGTGGAAGCACTACTTTTAATACCAGCAGCTGCAGCAAAAAATTTATCAAAATCTATAAAAGGTTTTGTTGGATATTCAGTAATTTTTGCTCTTGTTAGTTGTCTGTTAGGAGTATACTTACCTATACATTTTGATATATCAATTCCATCAGGTGGAGCAATAATAATGATTTCATCATTTATCTTTATTGTTACAATTATTATTAAAATGTTATTTAAGAACTTTGCAGAAGGAGAATAA